In a single window of the Gemmatimonadota bacterium genome:
- a CDS encoding tetratricopeptide repeat protein, translating into MTAASAESRPLFLLVASLGGLAGCGSDEGPTWSGGVGAIFHEECSSCHRPEGPAPFSLLEYQGAAERVDRITTAVSEGRMPPWLPSPDGPGMAGERLLDPAQIEMILAWAYAGAPEGDASSAPTPPEWSDGWSLGEPDLVVQTEDGFPVPAEGDEMFRNMVLSPPLDRPRWVRAVELRPGHQKVVHHATVRVDPTSSSRLADAGDSLPGFDDMFSRSEASTPGGFFLGWTPGRIAAPYPQGMAWRLAPGVDFVVQLHLRPTGEPVEATVALGLYFTDEPPAQIPLIIRLGGQTMEIPPGVSDYEVVDEFRLPVAVTALGVYPHAHYLGKSMNAWAETPAGDSIPLLDIPRWDFNWQDAYEYADGIPIPAGSTLRISFVYDNSAENPLNPFDPPRWTSYGPASADEMAELWLQVLPESTRDGAALTEAVAVKTLADRLMGWRHLLVMDPDDPEVNFSLGSHAQARGRHDEALEAYRRALAARPDYAQVHHNLGLIQEERGDTAAAGRSYERAVEALPAYPAAWNSLGRLRALRGDLEEALIAFDRAVRIDSSFVEAQNNLGSVLRDLGRHEEAEGRYRTAVALDADFAPARFNHALALVTLGQGEEALLELNRGLALDPSNVQGSLAVAWALATEPDDSARRPDLAADLAAQIRDIVGPHPSVLDVQAAVFAHGGRFLDAVRLIELAVSEAERRGETSLIPDLSARLELYRSGRPYVRGREDGKP; encoded by the coding sequence ATGACCGCCGCTTCGGCGGAGTCGCGCCCGCTCTTCCTTCTGGTGGCCTCACTCGGCGGTCTCGCCGGGTGCGGCTCGGACGAGGGCCCCACGTGGTCGGGCGGCGTAGGCGCGATCTTCCATGAGGAGTGTTCCTCGTGCCACCGGCCCGAAGGTCCAGCTCCGTTCTCACTTCTGGAGTATCAGGGCGCAGCCGAGCGTGTAGACCGTATCACGACGGCCGTTTCCGAGGGAAGGATGCCCCCGTGGCTACCGTCTCCGGACGGTCCGGGCATGGCCGGGGAACGTCTGCTCGATCCCGCGCAGATCGAGATGATTCTGGCGTGGGCGTATGCCGGAGCGCCGGAGGGCGACGCGTCCAGTGCTCCGACGCCCCCGGAATGGTCCGACGGGTGGTCGTTGGGTGAGCCGGACCTGGTGGTGCAGACGGAGGACGGCTTCCCGGTCCCGGCGGAGGGCGACGAGATGTTCCGGAACATGGTGCTCTCTCCGCCGCTCGATCGTCCTCGGTGGGTGCGCGCCGTCGAGCTGCGTCCTGGGCATCAGAAGGTTGTGCACCACGCGACGGTGCGCGTCGACCCGACGTCGTCATCGCGCTTGGCGGATGCCGGGGATTCGCTGCCGGGCTTCGACGACATGTTCTCGCGGAGCGAGGCGAGCACGCCGGGTGGATTCTTCCTAGGGTGGACTCCGGGGCGCATCGCCGCCCCGTACCCGCAGGGTATGGCTTGGCGGCTCGCGCCCGGTGTCGACTTTGTGGTCCAGCTCCATCTGCGTCCGACCGGCGAGCCTGTGGAGGCGACAGTCGCGCTCGGGCTCTACTTCACGGACGAGCCGCCGGCACAGATTCCGCTCATCATACGACTCGGTGGCCAGACCATGGAGATCCCGCCGGGGGTCTCCGACTACGAAGTCGTCGACGAATTCCGACTCCCGGTCGCGGTGACCGCGCTCGGCGTCTACCCGCACGCTCACTACCTGGGCAAGAGCATGAACGCCTGGGCGGAGACGCCCGCGGGCGACTCGATTCCTCTGCTCGACATCCCCCGCTGGGACTTCAACTGGCAGGACGCGTACGAGTACGCTGATGGGATTCCCATTCCGGCCGGCAGCACGCTTCGTATCAGCTTCGTGTACGACAACTCGGCGGAGAACCCGCTGAACCCATTCGATCCGCCGCGCTGGACCAGCTATGGGCCCGCGTCCGCGGACGAAATGGCCGAGCTCTGGTTGCAGGTCCTGCCCGAGTCCACGAGGGATGGCGCCGCGCTCACGGAGGCGGTGGCAGTGAAAACCCTCGCGGATCGGCTCATGGGATGGCGGCACTTGCTCGTGATGGACCCGGACGACCCGGAGGTCAACTTTTCGCTCGGTAGCCACGCGCAGGCCAGGGGGCGACACGACGAGGCACTGGAGGCGTACCGACGGGCGCTTGCGGCGAGACCAGACTATGCTCAGGTGCATCACAATCTGGGTCTCATCCAGGAGGAACGAGGCGACACCGCAGCCGCCGGACGCTCCTACGAGCGTGCGGTCGAGGCACTGCCGGCGTACCCGGCAGCGTGGAACAGCCTCGGTCGGCTCCGCGCGCTGCGTGGGGACCTCGAGGAAGCACTCATCGCATTCGATCGAGCGGTGCGCATAGACTCGAGCTTCGTGGAAGCGCAGAACAATCTCGGCAGCGTGTTGCGCGATCTCGGGCGCCACGAGGAGGCGGAGGGGCGGTACCGTACGGCGGTCGCGCTCGATGCGGACTTCGCGCCGGCCCGCTTCAATCACGCGTTGGCCTTGGTGACATTGGGGCAAGGTGAGGAGGCGCTGCTCGAGCTGAACCGGGGTCTCGCGCTCGATCCGAGCAACGTACAAGGGTCCCTGGCGGTCGCGTGGGCGTTGGCGACCGAACCGGACGACTCGGCCCGAAGGCCCGATCTCGCAGCGGACCTCGCCGCGCAGATCCGTGACATCGTCGGACCGCACCCGTCGGTGCTCGACGTGCAGGCGGCGGTCTTCGCGCACGGTGGGCGCTTTCTCGACGCCGTTCGATTGATCGAACTGGCGGTCTCGGAGGCGGAGCGCCGAGGGGAGACGTCGCTGATCCCCGATCTGTCCGCGCGGCTTGAGCTGTACCGGTCGGGCCGGCCCTACGTTCGCGGCCGCGAGGACGGCAAGCCCTAG
- a CDS encoding VCBS repeat-containing protein, translated as MRGGGAAGFTALDAQRTGVDFTNDPSTEMTTLNQHLANGGGVALGDVDGDGRVDIFLVNTRGENGLFLNRGGMRFEDVSDAAGVSFGDRRPTGAALVDTDGDGDLDLLFSSMGAPITLLENDGQGVFTDRSLESGFVTPRAGSTMTLADIDGDGDLDLYAANYRLDRAADVFSPADRRETPVLEQREGEWVVNEMYREYYRVVEGREAVMTWEFGQADDLYLNNGIGVFTRESVSGPRFLDHRGKPLEIEPQEWGLAARFHDLNGDGAPDLYVANDFESPDQLWINEGDGTFRLTGARELRKTSHASMSVAFADVDADGITDIFVADMLPYSTRLRKTQVSTLTERRPPPGTVDSTMQVNRNTLLLGSDDGVWVETAQQAGLHASGWSWGTEFVDVDLDGHQDLLITTGHLWDALDGDTGDRLRRGQAVAGAEWPEVINLFPPLRLPNRAFRNLGDGTFEPVEGAWGLDVGADISHGLATADLDGDGDLDVVINRLGDPALVLRNDSEAARLAVRLVGAAPNTGAVGAKIMVSGGPVDQLREVGAGGLYLSHSDGLQSFATGSASSLTIEVTWPSGRRTVVAAEPNRLYEITEVPNDASGAAVTRSIGTGEGPLFEDLREVLAHTHVDRPFDASAAQPLLPRDLSRLGPGITWMDSDGDGDADLVVGAGAGGAVAYFENRDGTLVRAGTGAAYDYDVTTLLPEPDGRSLLAGIANYEAPSPNAAVEVPAAVSIWLGPSGAGTPVPALSSDGSSTGALASADVDGDGDLDVFMGGRVYAAAYPLPPTSRLFLRAQDGSLVYDSVASAPFESIGLVSGATFTDVDGDADPDLVIATDWGPPRLFINEGGRFLESTRSWGLSPYLSWWNGVTAGDLDGDGRMDLVLTSWGRNIGLYASADRPLLGYWGDFDRNGTLDFLLAARDDRIGNVAPLTGLRRLSRGLPYVRLQTTTTYGAYADASIAEVLGPTVAGAQVSQITTLDHMVFLNRGDHFEPRVLPAAAQRAPAFHASVADFDGDGHEDLLLTQNFFPNPLGAERFDAGRGLLLLGDGSGDLAPQAASRSGLSIRGDQRGAAVADYDRDGRIDLVIGQNNGPTVLLHNRLAKRGVRVRLLGTAANPHGIGATVRVVYEDGMGPARELRLGSGYWSVDDPVAVLGLRAEPQGIEVRWPDGVVQRVDLGPDQLDVTVTRGSR; from the coding sequence GTGCGTGGAGGGGGCGCTGCCGGATTCACGGCACTCGATGCGCAACGTACCGGAGTCGATTTCACCAACGATCCGAGCACCGAGATGACCACGCTCAACCAGCATCTCGCGAACGGCGGAGGGGTCGCGCTGGGCGATGTCGACGGCGACGGCCGAGTCGACATTTTCCTCGTCAACACGCGTGGCGAGAACGGCCTCTTCTTGAATCGGGGCGGCATGCGCTTCGAGGACGTGAGCGATGCGGCGGGGGTGAGCTTCGGGGACCGCCGACCAACGGGCGCCGCCCTGGTCGACACGGACGGGGACGGCGACCTGGACCTGCTCTTCTCCTCGATGGGTGCTCCCATCACGCTGCTCGAGAACGATGGCCAAGGGGTCTTCACCGATCGCTCGCTGGAGTCGGGCTTCGTGACTCCGCGCGCCGGCAGCACGATGACCTTGGCAGACATCGACGGGGACGGAGATCTCGACCTGTACGCCGCCAACTACCGCCTCGATCGGGCGGCGGACGTCTTCTCACCCGCAGACCGGCGGGAGACCCCTGTACTCGAGCAACGCGAAGGTGAGTGGGTCGTGAACGAGATGTACAGGGAGTACTACCGTGTCGTCGAGGGGCGCGAGGCCGTGATGACTTGGGAGTTCGGCCAGGCCGACGACCTCTACCTGAACAACGGCATCGGGGTCTTCACGCGAGAGTCGGTCTCCGGGCCCCGCTTCCTCGACCATCGCGGCAAGCCTCTCGAGATCGAGCCTCAGGAGTGGGGCCTCGCCGCACGCTTCCACGACCTCAATGGCGACGGTGCACCCGACCTCTACGTCGCGAACGACTTCGAGAGCCCGGACCAGCTGTGGATCAATGAGGGGGACGGAACCTTCCGGCTGACCGGTGCGAGGGAGCTGCGTAAGACGAGCCACGCCTCGATGTCGGTGGCGTTCGCGGACGTCGACGCCGACGGCATCACCGACATCTTCGTAGCGGACATGCTCCCGTACTCCACCCGGCTCCGAAAGACCCAGGTCTCTACGCTGACGGAACGCCGGCCCCCGCCAGGCACGGTCGATTCCACCATGCAAGTGAACCGGAACACGCTCCTGCTCGGGAGCGACGACGGCGTCTGGGTGGAGACGGCGCAGCAGGCCGGTCTGCACGCCTCCGGGTGGTCCTGGGGCACCGAGTTCGTGGATGTGGACCTCGATGGTCATCAGGACTTGCTGATCACGACGGGCCATCTATGGGATGCACTCGACGGCGACACGGGAGACCGTCTGCGGCGGGGCCAGGCGGTCGCCGGCGCCGAGTGGCCCGAGGTGATCAACCTCTTCCCTCCGCTCAGACTACCCAACCGGGCGTTCCGAAACCTCGGGGACGGAACGTTCGAGCCCGTGGAAGGCGCTTGGGGCTTGGACGTAGGCGCAGACATCTCGCACGGCCTCGCGACAGCGGACCTCGACGGGGACGGGGACCTCGACGTCGTGATCAACCGTCTGGGTGATCCTGCGCTCGTGCTGCGCAATGACTCCGAGGCAGCCAGACTCGCCGTGAGGCTCGTGGGCGCGGCACCCAACACGGGGGCGGTCGGCGCGAAGATCATGGTTTCCGGCGGCCCCGTTGATCAACTACGGGAGGTAGGCGCCGGCGGGCTGTACCTATCGCACTCGGACGGACTGCAGAGCTTCGCCACGGGCTCTGCCTCTTCGCTCACGATCGAGGTCACCTGGCCGTCGGGTCGTCGGACCGTGGTGGCGGCCGAACCGAACCGGCTGTACGAGATCACCGAGGTACCGAACGACGCTTCAGGTGCCGCGGTCACGCGGTCGATCGGCACCGGCGAGGGCCCGCTCTTCGAAGACCTTCGTGAGGTCCTCGCGCACACGCACGTCGATCGGCCCTTCGACGCGTCCGCCGCTCAGCCCCTGCTCCCCCGTGACCTGAGCCGGCTCGGCCCTGGGATCACCTGGATGGACAGCGACGGCGACGGCGACGCGGATCTGGTGGTCGGCGCGGGTGCGGGCGGCGCGGTCGCCTACTTCGAGAACCGGGACGGGACTCTTGTACGCGCGGGTACGGGAGCCGCGTACGATTACGACGTCACGACCCTGCTTCCCGAGCCGGATGGCCGTTCCCTGTTGGCCGGTATTGCCAACTACGAGGCCCCGTCACCGAACGCCGCGGTCGAAGTCCCGGCGGCGGTTTCGATCTGGCTCGGGCCCAGCGGCGCGGGCACTCCCGTGCCCGCGCTCTCTTCGGACGGCTCGTCTACCGGCGCGCTCGCATCGGCAGACGTGGACGGAGACGGCGACCTCGACGTCTTTATGGGCGGCCGCGTGTATGCCGCTGCGTACCCGCTGCCACCGACGTCTCGGCTCTTCCTGCGCGCCCAGGATGGCAGCCTGGTCTACGACTCCGTGGCGTCGGCTCCCTTCGAGAGCATCGGCCTCGTTTCCGGGGCGACGTTCACGGACGTGGACGGTGACGCGGACCCGGATCTGGTGATCGCCACGGACTGGGGTCCTCCTCGCCTCTTCATCAACGAAGGTGGCCGCTTCCTGGAGAGTACGCGGTCGTGGGGCCTCTCCCCGTATCTGAGCTGGTGGAACGGCGTCACCGCCGGAGACCTCGACGGCGACGGCCGCATGGACCTGGTGCTAACATCGTGGGGCCGCAACATCGGTCTCTACGCCAGTGCGGACCGCCCGTTGCTCGGCTACTGGGGTGACTTCGACCGGAACGGCACGCTCGACTTCCTTCTGGCCGCGCGTGACGACCGGATCGGGAACGTGGCGCCGCTCACCGGCCTCCGGCGCCTGTCACGTGGACTGCCGTACGTCCGTCTCCAGACGACCACCACCTACGGCGCGTACGCCGACGCCTCCATCGCCGAGGTGCTCGGGCCCACGGTGGCTGGCGCACAAGTGTCGCAGATCACCACGCTCGACCACATGGTCTTCCTGAACCGTGGTGACCACTTCGAGCCGCGCGTCCTGCCCGCCGCCGCCCAACGCGCGCCCGCGTTCCACGCCTCAGTCGCCGACTTCGACGGGGATGGGCACGAGGATCTCCTGCTCACGCAGAACTTCTTTCCCAACCCGCTCGGGGCCGAACGCTTCGACGCCGGGCGGGGTCTTCTGCTGCTCGGTGACGGGTCGGGCGATCTCGCGCCCCAGGCCGCCTCGCGGTCGGGTCTGAGCATCCGGGGGGATCAAAGGGGAGCCGCGGTCGCGGACTACGACCGCGACGGGCGCATCGATCTCGTGATCGGGCAAAACAACGGGCCGACCGTGCTGCTTCATAACCGGCTAGCCAAACGCGGAGTCCGGGTCAGGCTGCTGGGTACGGCGGCCAATCCGCACGGCATCGGGGCGACCGTGCGCGTGGTGTACGAGGACGGAATGGGCCCCGCCCGGGAGTTGAGGCTCGGCTCGGGCTATTGGTCCGTCGACGATCCGGTGGCGGTGCTCGGGCTGCGAGCGGAGCCACAAGGTATCGAAGTGAGGTGGCCTGACGGGGTGGTGCAGCGGGTCGACCTCGGCCCCGACCAACTTGACGTCACGGTCACCCGTGGGAGCCGCTAG
- the thiE gene encoding thiamine phosphate synthase — translation MTSTPESRTLRQALRVLVVVEAGLAAPRSIVEVVQAALAGGARAIQLRNKGTTARELVAAGERLAPLVRQAGALFFINDRLDVALTLEADGVHVGPDDLPVAAVRATAPKGFLIGRSADDPRVARRSVADGADYIGCGTVFPTSTKPDTGDVIGVEGLRRVVGAVPVPVVGIGGVTVERIRDVARTGAAGVAVVSAVMRASDPASVVRSMLQRFGEAQP, via the coding sequence GTGACGAGCACGCCCGAGTCACGCACACTCCGGCAGGCGCTTCGCGTGCTCGTGGTCGTGGAGGCCGGACTCGCCGCGCCCCGATCGATAGTAGAGGTCGTCCAGGCTGCGCTCGCCGGCGGCGCTCGTGCGATACAGTTGCGCAACAAGGGTACCACCGCACGTGAACTCGTGGCCGCCGGCGAACGACTGGCTCCACTCGTGCGCCAAGCCGGCGCGTTGTTCTTCATCAACGACCGGCTCGACGTCGCGCTCACTTTGGAGGCGGACGGAGTGCACGTGGGCCCCGACGACCTACCCGTGGCTGCCGTCCGTGCCACTGCTCCGAAGGGATTCTTGATCGGGCGGTCCGCCGACGACCCGCGGGTCGCGCGGCGCTCGGTCGCGGACGGGGCGGACTACATCGGATGCGGGACCGTCTTTCCCACCTCGACCAAGCCGGACACCGGGGACGTCATCGGCGTGGAAGGGCTACGCCGGGTGGTCGGAGCAGTACCTGTGCCCGTAGTGGGAATCGGCGGAGTCACGGTCGAGAGGATCCGCGACGTCGCACGGACCGGGGCAGCCGGAGTGGCGGTGGTCAGCGCGGTGATGCGCGCCTCCGACCCGGCGTCGGTCGTGCGTTCGATGCTGCAGCGCTTCGGCGAAGCGCAGCCGTGA